The Yoonia sp. SS1-5 genome contains a region encoding:
- a CDS encoding thymidylate synthase: protein MKRFATATALLALLAACDNDQPLSFDPTVEEPETPEGGETVNGVPARVAGELRVADYDPDAGTLSVRLLSLDGDELLQEYTAAGTLDGYDVYVQQDDPLDRSFTAFAAESESGGVEAIVVMDGGQFNRYFGGVTYSRSGQYDAPTEGLASYAGNYVGLLNGGTTAELPAPPVDPAILPVASSRVTGQVFINADFTDGTLNGAIYNRSATISGTATDLENLNLIVTEIDSSGRFEGEVELGVQETVGNYAGILGGNNANGLAGGLFMEGDFISTVEGENEYGIFVTNQCGTAGSDPVCTTGLVEDVDNIDGLD from the coding sequence ATGAAAAGATTTGCAACGGCTACGGCGCTGCTGGCGCTGCTGGCAGCCTGTGACAATGATCAACCGCTTTCGTTCGATCCTACTGTTGAAGAGCCGGAAACACCTGAAGGTGGCGAAACCGTAAACGGTGTTCCCGCGCGTGTGGCCGGTGAATTGAGAGTTGCGGATTACGATCCGGACGCCGGCACATTGAGCGTGCGCCTCCTTTCGCTGGATGGTGACGAATTGCTGCAGGAGTATACGGCTGCAGGTACGTTGGACGGCTATGATGTTTATGTCCAGCAGGATGACCCGCTTGACCGGTCTTTCACCGCATTCGCCGCCGAGAGTGAATCCGGCGGTGTGGAAGCGATCGTTGTCATGGATGGTGGCCAGTTCAACCGTTACTTTGGCGGTGTGACATATTCGCGTTCGGGCCAATATGATGCCCCGACCGAGGGGCTTGCATCCTATGCAGGGAACTATGTTGGCCTGCTGAATGGCGGCACGACTGCGGAACTGCCCGCCCCACCCGTTGACCCTGCCATTCTGCCTGTTGCATCGTCTCGCGTCACTGGACAGGTATTCATCAACGCCGACTTTACCGATGGCACGCTGAACGGCGCAATCTACAATCGCTCTGCGACGATCAGTGGCACCGCCACGGACCTCGAAAATCTGAACTTGATTGTCACCGAGATTGACTCAAGTGGTCGCTTTGAAGGCGAAGTTGAATTGGGTGTGCAAGAAACGGTTGGCAACTATGCCGGTATTCTTGGCGGAAATAATGCCAATGGACTCGCAGGTGGCCTGTTCATGGAAGGCGATTTCATTAGTACGGTTGAAGGTGAGAACGAATATGGCATATTCGTGACAAACCAATGTGGTACGGCTGGATCCGATCCGGTGTGTACGACGGGCCTCGTGGAGGACGTAGACAATATTGATGGGCTTGACTAA
- the thyX gene encoding FAD-dependent thymidylate synthase codes for MPITPDQQAEIDELRSAPRPTLRAVAEGMETHLYKAYDVLDHGFIRVIDYMGDDAAICQAARVSYGKGTKSVSNDAGLIRYLMRHWHSTPFEMCEIKLHVKLPVFVARQWIRHRTANVNEYSARYSILDREFYIPEPDKLAAQSVINNQGRGEALTGEEAARVLEYLKGDAARCYDHYAEMIDQEGQRGLARELARMNLPANIYTQWYWKVDLHNLFHFLRLRADSHAQYEIRVYAEEICKVVADWVPAAYGAFEDYRMGGATLSSKAIDCVRRMLKGEEITQETSGMSKGEWREFEEVIG; via the coding sequence ATGCCCATTACCCCAGATCAACAGGCCGAAATCGACGAATTGCGCAGCGCGCCGCGGCCGACGCTGCGGGCCGTGGCCGAAGGGATGGAGACGCATCTCTACAAAGCTTATGACGTGCTGGATCACGGGTTCATCCGGGTCATCGACTATATGGGCGACGATGCGGCCATCTGTCAGGCGGCCCGCGTGTCCTACGGCAAGGGGACCAAATCAGTGTCCAACGATGCCGGGCTGATCCGCTACCTGATGCGGCACTGGCATTCGACCCCGTTCGAGATGTGCGAGATCAAGCTACACGTTAAACTGCCCGTCTTCGTGGCCCGGCAATGGATCCGGCACCGGACCGCGAATGTGAACGAATACTCCGCGCGCTATTCAATCCTGGACCGGGAGTTCTACATCCCCGAGCCCGACAAACTGGCCGCGCAATCCGTGATCAACAATCAGGGCAGGGGCGAGGCGCTGACCGGGGAAGAGGCCGCCCGGGTGCTCGAATATCTCAAAGGGGACGCAGCGCGCTGCTATGACCACTACGCCGAAATGATCGACCAGGAAGGGCAGCGGGGGCTGGCCCGCGAACTCGCCCGCATGAACCTGCCCGCCAATATCTATACGCAATGGTATTGGAAGGTGGACCTGCACAACCTGTTCCACTTCCTGCGGCTGCGGGCAGACAGCCACGCGCAATATGAAATCCGGGTCTATGCGGAAGAGATCTGTAAAGTCGTCGCCGACTGGGTACCCGCGGCCTACGGCGCGTTCGAGGACTACCGGATGGGCGGCGCCACACTCTCGTCTAAGGCGATTGACTGCGTAAGGCGTATGCTAAAAGGTGAGGAGATAACGCAGGAAACCTCCGGGATGTCTAAGGGCGAATGGAGGGAGTTTGAAGAGGTGATTGGGTGA
- a CDS encoding CTP synthase produces the protein MARFIFITGGVVSSLGKGLASAALGSLLQARGFSVRLRKLDPYLNVDPGTMSPFEHGEVFVTDDGAETDLDLGHYERFTGVPARKTDSVSSGRIYSNVLEKERRGDYLGKTIQVVPHVTNEIKDFIAIGEDEVDFMLCEIGGTVGDIEGLPFFEAIRQFSHDKPRGQCIFMHLTLLPYLAASGELKTKPTQHSVKELQSIGIAPDVLVCRSEQPIPEKEREKIALFCNVRKDCVVAAYDLKSIYEAPLAYHKQGLDQAVLDAFDISPAPAPKLDVWHDVFDRIHNPEGEVKVAIVGKYTQLEDAYKSIAEALTHGGMANRVKVRIEWVDAELFDSADATPHLEGYHAILVPGGFGERGTEGKIKAAQFAREKKIPYLGICLGMQMAVIEAARNVAGITTAGSEEFDHEAGKKRFEPVVYHLKEWVQGNHTVARKADDDKGGTMRLGAYDATLTEGSHVARVYDGLSIEERHRHRYEVDIKYRKKLEETGLKFSGMSPDGKLPEIVEWEDHPWFIGVQFHPELKSKPFAPHPLFADFVRAAVEVSRLV, from the coding sequence ATGGCGCGTTTCATATTTATCACCGGTGGCGTGGTATCCTCGCTTGGCAAAGGGCTTGCATCGGCGGCGCTGGGATCCCTTTTGCAGGCGCGCGGGTTTTCCGTACGGCTGCGCAAGCTCGACCCCTATCTGAATGTGGATCCGGGCACGATGTCCCCGTTTGAACATGGGGAAGTCTTCGTAACCGATGACGGGGCCGAAACCGATCTGGATCTTGGGCATTATGAACGGTTTACCGGTGTCCCAGCGCGCAAGACGGATTCGGTCAGCTCCGGGCGGATCTATTCCAACGTGCTCGAAAAGGAACGACGCGGGGATTATCTGGGCAAAACCATTCAGGTGGTTCCGCATGTGACCAATGAAATCAAGGACTTCATCGCCATCGGGGAAGACGAGGTTGATTTCATGCTCTGCGAAATCGGCGGCACCGTGGGCGATATCGAGGGCCTGCCCTTCTTTGAAGCCATCCGCCAGTTTTCCCACGACAAGCCAAGAGGTCAGTGCATCTTTATGCATCTGACGCTGCTGCCCTATCTGGCGGCCAGTGGCGAGCTAAAGACAAAACCCACACAACACAGCGTCAAGGAATTGCAATCCATCGGGATCGCGCCCGACGTTCTGGTCTGCCGCTCGGAACAGCCGATCCCCGAAAAGGAACGCGAGAAAATCGCGCTGTTCTGCAATGTGCGCAAGGACTGCGTCGTCGCCGCATATGACCTGAAATCAATCTACGAGGCCCCGCTGGCCTATCACAAGCAGGGCCTGGATCAGGCGGTCCTTGATGCGTTTGACATCTCGCCCGCGCCGGCGCCCAAACTGGATGTCTGGCATGATGTGTTTGACCGCATCCACAACCCCGAAGGCGAGGTGAAAGTCGCCATTGTCGGCAAATACACCCAGCTGGAGGATGCCTATAAATCCATCGCCGAGGCCTTGACCCATGGCGGCATGGCAAATCGCGTCAAGGTCCGGATCGAATGGGTTGATGCCGAATTGTTCGACAGCGCAGACGCCACGCCCCACCTGGAAGGGTATCACGCGATCCTTGTTCCCGGCGGCTTTGGCGAGCGCGGGACAGAGGGCAAGATCAAGGCGGCCCAATTCGCCCGCGAAAAGAAAATTCCCTATCTGGGCATCTGTCTGGGCATGCAGATGGCCGTCATCGAGGCTGCGCGCAATGTGGCGGGTATCACCACCGCCGGGTCAGAGGAATTTGATCACGAGGCGGGCAAAAAGCGTTTCGAACCAGTTGTCTACCACCTCAAGGAATGGGTGCAGGGCAACCACACGGTCGCCCGCAAGGCTGACGACGACAAGGGCGGCACCATGCGGCTGGGCGCCTATGACGCCACCCTGACCGAAGGGTCGCATGTGGCCCGGGTCTATGACGGGTTGAGCATCGAGGAACGTCACCGCCACCGCTATGAGGTCGACATCAAATATCGTAAGAAACTGGAAGAAACCGGGCTGAAATTCTCGGGCATGTCGCCTGACGGAAAGCTCCCTGAGATCGTCGAGTGGGAAGATCACCCCTGGTTCATTGGCGTTCAGTTCCACCCCGAACTGAAATCGAAACCCTTCGCGCCACATCCGCTCTTCGCCGATTTCGTCCGTGCCGCGGTCGAGGTGTCGCGGCTGGTCTGA
- the secG gene encoding preprotein translocase subunit SecG, translating into MENVVLIIHLILALSLIGTVLLQRSEGGGLGMGGGGGGATGGRPAPTAMSKFTWMLAIAFICTSISLTLISASNTAGSSVVDRLGVPSADGVEVPDLGDSLLPPSVGDDAPLVPSGE; encoded by the coding sequence ATGGAAAACGTCGTCCTCATCATTCATCTGATCCTGGCCCTTAGCCTGATCGGTACCGTGCTGTTGCAGCGCTCTGAAGGTGGTGGGCTTGGTATGGGCGGCGGTGGCGGCGGCGCCACTGGCGGGCGGCCCGCACCAACCGCGATGAGCAAGTTTACATGGATGCTCGCCATCGCCTTTATCTGCACCTCGATTTCGCTGACCCTGATCTCGGCCAGCAACACGGCCGGGTCTTCGGTGGTTGATCGGCTGGGCGTTCCATCGGCGGACGGGGTTGAAGTGCCTGATCTGGGTGACAGCCTGCTGCCGCCATCCGTGGGTGATGATGCGCCATTGGTCCCATCGGGCGAGTAA
- a CDS encoding DUF6524 family protein gives MGFAIRWVFAFALLAATYNPTQWNFVRWSMANADTNLPVTVLFGLILLVGYIIYLRATLRSIGIFGMVLILAVVATILWVLFDQGVISLDNPTINTWIVIVALSIVLAVGLSWSIVRRRLTGQADIDDVDE, from the coding sequence ATGGGTTTCGCCATTCGCTGGGTGTTTGCATTTGCGCTGCTGGCCGCGACTTATAATCCCACACAATGGAACTTTGTCCGGTGGAGCATGGCCAATGCAGACACGAATCTGCCCGTGACCGTGCTCTTCGGGCTGATCCTGCTGGTGGGATACATCATCTATCTTCGGGCCACCCTACGCTCTATCGGGATATTCGGGATGGTCCTGATCCTGGCGGTTGTCGCGACAATCCTCTGGGTCCTGTTCGATCAGGGTGTGATCAGCCTGGACAACCCGACAATCAACACCTGGATCGTGATTGTTGCCCTGTCGATTGTCCTGGCAGTTGGCCTGTCCTGGTCGATTGTCAGACGCAGGCTGACGGGTCAGGCGGATATAGATGACGTTGACGAATAA
- a CDS encoding adenylosuccinate synthase: protein MANVVVVGAQWGDEGKGKIVDWLSERADVIARFQGGHNAGHTLVIDKQVYKLHALPSGVVRGGKLSVIGNGVVLDPWHLIEEIATLRAQGVEITPQTLMIAENTPLILPFHGELDRARESQNSVAKIGTTGRGIGPAYEDKVGRRVIRVADLADDATLELRLDRALIHHDALRRGLGLAPIDRDAVLAKLRAVAPDILQYAAPVWKVLNEKRKAGKRILFEGAQGALLDIDFGTYPFVTSSNVIAGQAATGVGMGPGAIDFVLGIVKAYTTRVGEGPFPTELEDQDGQRLGERGHEFGTTTGRKRRCGWFDACLVRQTCATSGVSGISLTKLDVLDGFETLKICVGYMLDGEKLDYLPTAADQQARCTPVYEEIDGWSESTEGARSWADLPAQAIKYVRRIEELIDCPVALVSTSPEREDTILVTDPFAD, encoded by the coding sequence ATGGCAAATGTGGTGGTCGTTGGCGCCCAATGGGGTGACGAAGGCAAAGGCAAGATCGTGGACTGGTTGTCCGAACGGGCAGATGTCATCGCCCGCTTTCAGGGCGGCCATAATGCCGGGCACACGCTGGTGATCGACAAGCAGGTCTACAAGCTGCACGCATTGCCCTCCGGTGTGGTCCGGGGCGGCAAGCTATCGGTGATCGGCAACGGGGTTGTGCTTGATCCCTGGCATCTGATCGAAGAGATCGCAACCTTGCGCGCCCAGGGTGTGGAGATCACGCCGCAGACATTGATGATTGCCGAAAACACCCCGCTGATCCTGCCATTCCATGGCGAACTGGACCGCGCCCGTGAAAGCCAGAATTCGGTGGCCAAGATCGGCACAACCGGTCGCGGTATCGGCCCTGCTTATGAAGACAAGGTCGGGCGGCGCGTCATTCGCGTGGCTGATCTGGCGGATGATGCGACGCTGGAATTGCGTCTGGACCGGGCGCTGATCCATCACGACGCGCTGCGCCGGGGACTGGGCCTTGCGCCGATTGATCGCGACGCGGTGTTGGCGAAACTACGCGCCGTTGCCCCTGATATTCTGCAATATGCCGCCCCGGTCTGGAAAGTCCTGAACGAGAAACGCAAAGCCGGCAAACGGATCCTGTTCGAGGGCGCGCAAGGCGCGTTGCTGGATATCGACTTTGGCACCTATCCGTTTGTGACGTCCTCCAACGTGATCGCCGGGCAGGCCGCGACGGGTGTCGGCATGGGGCCGGGGGCCATCGACTTTGTCCTGGGCATTGTCAAAGCCTACACAACGCGTGTTGGTGAGGGGCCTTTCCCGACCGAATTGGAAGATCAGGACGGCCAAAGACTGGGCGAACGTGGGCATGAATTTGGCACGACAACCGGGCGCAAACGGCGCTGTGGCTGGTTTGATGCCTGTCTGGTCCGCCAGACCTGCGCGACATCGGGTGTTTCGGGGATTTCCCTGACGAAACTTGATGTGCTGGACGGTTTCGAAACGCTCAAGATTTGTGTGGGCTATATGCTGGATGGCGAGAAACTGGACTATCTGCCGACGGCTGCGGACCAGCAGGCGCGCTGCACACCGGTCTATGAAGAAATTGATGGTTGGTCGGAATCCACCGAGGGCGCGCGCAGCTGGGCCGATCTGCCCGCGCAGGCGATCAAATATGTGCGCCGGATCGAAGAGCTGATTGATTGCCCCGTTGCACTGGTCTCAACCTCGCCAGAGCGGGAAGATACGATCCTGGTGACGGATCCGTTCGCGGACTGA
- a CDS encoding DUF2842 domain-containing protein produces the protein MAMGYKARKRLALFVLAVGLPAYIVLAATVMSEAGRFPKAIEFFIYVALGIGWIFPLKWVFTGIGQPDPDEDA, from the coding sequence ATGGCGATGGGCTACAAGGCACGTAAGCGTCTGGCGCTCTTTGTTCTGGCTGTTGGTTTGCCGGCCTATATCGTGCTGGCCGCGACGGTGATGAGTGAGGCGGGCCGCTTTCCCAAAGCGATCGAGTTTTTTATCTATGTCGCCTTGGGGATCGGTTGGATATTTCCCTTGAAATGGGTGTTCACGGGGATTGGTCAGCCCGATCCCGATGAGGATGCTTGA
- a CDS encoding thiamine diphosphokinase, whose product MSTQGIVSAEDIVCLVGGAPFDEAMLPRVSGFVSKYIAVDAGADALRRAGLTPAMVIGDLDSLSADARATFADRLCHIQETDTTDFEKALSRVDAAGFVALGFTGGRLDHTLAVLNVLARFQTKPVILLDASDASFLARRGVTRLAPPAGSRIAFMPLAELRCSVAGAHWPFSDQLMHPTGFISSSNAVAGSVVIRTDGPLLVSLPAAQFETAAKAVFPE is encoded by the coding sequence GTGTCAACGCAGGGAATTGTTTCCGCTGAGGATATAGTTTGTCTAGTTGGGGGCGCGCCATTTGACGAGGCAATGCTGCCGCGCGTTTCCGGCTTTGTTTCCAAGTATATAGCGGTTGACGCAGGGGCAGATGCGTTGCGCCGTGCGGGGCTGACGCCCGCGATGGTGATCGGTGATCTCGATAGTCTATCCGCCGACGCCCGCGCCACATTTGCTGACCGGCTTTGCCACATTCAGGAAACGGACACGACGGATTTTGAAAAGGCGCTCAGCCGTGTGGATGCGGCAGGCTTTGTTGCGCTGGGTTTCACGGGCGGCCGTCTGGACCATACATTGGCGGTCTTGAATGTCCTTGCCCGGTTCCAGACCAAGCCGGTAATTTTGCTGGACGCTTCTGATGCAAGCTTTCTGGCGCGCCGCGGCGTGACCCGGTTGGCGCCGCCGGCGGGTAGCCGTATCGCCTTTATGCCATTGGCTGAATTGCGGTGCAGCGTGGCAGGTGCCCACTGGCCTTTTTCCGACCAGCTGATGCATCCGACCGGGTTTATCAGCTCGTCCAACGCGGTGGCTGGGTCTGTTGTGATCCGAACGGATGGCCCGTTGCTTGTCAGTCTGCCGGCTGCGCAGTTTGAGACGGCTGCGAAAGCCGTCTTTCCCGAATGA
- a CDS encoding DMT family transporter, which yields MQHDRPFLGVLLMLAFCILAPLGDSVAKLLGGTVALGLLLMVRFGIQAILLLPLVLYNGERFALPPGILGWTLLRTVLHILGIGLMFTALRFLPLADALAIAFVMPFIMLLLGHFVMNEVVGMQRLLACLVGFVGTLLVIQPNFAEVGAPALLPLGVAVVFALFMMVTRRIARALDPIKLQAISGVQAMLILAPVLFFVPQTTAGLGAALDGQTALLLAALGIIGTLAHLFMTWSLRFAPASTLAPMQYLEIPFGTVIGWLVFADLPNGLAALGIAITMAAGLYIIIRERRLSQPSQTAQPAD from the coding sequence ATGCAACATGATCGGCCCTTTCTTGGCGTCCTGCTGATGCTTGCCTTTTGCATTCTGGCGCCACTGGGCGACAGCGTGGCCAAGCTGCTTGGCGGCACTGTGGCGCTGGGTTTGTTGCTGATGGTCCGGTTTGGCATCCAGGCCATACTTTTGCTACCGCTTGTTCTTTATAACGGTGAACGGTTTGCCCTGCCCCCCGGCATACTAGGCTGGACGCTGTTGCGCACGGTTCTGCATATTCTGGGGATCGGGCTGATGTTCACCGCTTTGCGGTTTCTGCCCTTGGCCGACGCACTGGCCATTGCCTTTGTGATGCCCTTCATCATGCTTTTGCTGGGTCATTTCGTGATGAACGAAGTGGTTGGGATGCAGCGGCTGCTGGCTTGTCTGGTCGGATTTGTCGGAACATTGCTGGTGATCCAGCCCAATTTTGCCGAAGTGGGCGCACCCGCGCTCTTGCCGCTGGGGGTGGCGGTGGTCTTTGCGCTGTTCATGATGGTCACACGGCGGATTGCGCGCGCGCTGGACCCAATCAAATTGCAGGCGATCAGCGGGGTGCAGGCGATGCTGATCCTCGCGCCGGTTCTGTTCTTTGTCCCACAAACAACCGCCGGGCTTGGTGCCGCACTTGACGGACAAACCGCTTTATTGCTCGCCGCACTCGGCATCATCGGCACCCTCGCCCACCTGTTCATGACGTGGAGCCTGCGTTTTGCGCCCGCATCAACCCTGGCCCCGATGCAATATCTGGAAATACCGTTTGGTACGGTGATCGGATGGCTGGTCTTTGCGGATCTGCCAAACGGTCTGGCCGCGCTTGGGATCGCGATCACAATGGCCGCGGGCCTCTATATCATCATTCGGGAAAGACGGCTTTCGCAGCCGTCTCAAACTGCGCAGCCGGCAGACTGA
- a CDS encoding L-serine ammonia-lyase, translating to MFLSVFDMFKVGVGPSSSHTIGPMVAAARFLDHLRAQPFRLHGLRATLHGSLAFTGVGHATDRAVILGLAGFRADDYDADKAEAALARIATEATVMPDGLGTLAFHPKDDLVFDYGPPLPDHPNGLVLRGVDAQGDVITEITYYSVGGGFVLTAAELAAGKDTDNGPPVPYPFQTAAEMLQMADKHGVSIAAMKRANELSRMPDADLDRGLDRIWEVMNQCINRGLTTDGILPGGLSVRRRAKGIYDALMAERGMNLTAPHTINDYMSTYAMAVNEENAAGGQVVTAPTNGAAGVVPATIRYWLDHVPGATTTRISEFLLTAAAIGGLIKFNASISGAECGCQAEVGSASAMAAAGLAAVMGGTPAQIENAAEIALEHHLGMTCDPVKGLVQVPCIERNGLGAIKAVSAASLAMRGDGHHLVSLDVAIETMRQTGVDMSEKYKETALGGLAVNVPNC from the coding sequence ATGTTTTTGTCAGTCTTTGACATGTTCAAGGTCGGGGTTGGCCCGTCATCCTCGCACACGATCGGCCCGATGGTTGCCGCCGCGCGGTTCCTTGATCACCTGCGCGCCCAACCGTTCCGTTTGCACGGCCTGCGCGCCACCTTGCATGGCAGTCTGGCCTTTACCGGGGTGGGCCATGCCACCGACCGTGCGGTGATCCTGGGGCTGGCCGGGTTCAGGGCCGATGACTATGACGCCGACAAGGCCGAGGCGGCACTTGCCCGGATCGCGACAGAAGCCACCGTGATGCCCGACGGCCTTGGCACGCTGGCATTTCATCCAAAAGACGATCTGGTTTTCGACTACGGCCCGCCCCTGCCCGACCATCCAAACGGACTTGTCCTGCGCGGGGTCGATGCACAAGGGGACGTCATCACCGAGATCACATATTACTCTGTCGGCGGTGGCTTTGTGCTGACCGCCGCCGAACTTGCCGCCGGCAAGGACACAGATAACGGCCCCCCTGTTCCCTACCCGTTTCAGACGGCCGCCGAGATGCTGCAGATGGCTGACAAGCACGGGGTTTCTATCGCCGCCATGAAACGCGCCAATGAGTTGTCGCGCATGCCCGATGCCGATCTTGATCGCGGCCTTGACCGGATTTGGGAGGTCATGAACCAATGCATCAACCGCGGACTGACCACAGATGGCATACTGCCCGGCGGGTTGAGCGTGCGCAGACGCGCCAAGGGCATTTATGACGCGCTGATGGCCGAGCGGGGGATGAACCTGACCGCCCCGCATACCATCAACGACTACATGTCCACCTATGCCATGGCCGTGAACGAAGAGAATGCCGCAGGCGGACAGGTGGTGACGGCCCCCACCAACGGCGCCGCCGGCGTGGTTCCCGCCACCATCCGCTACTGGCTGGATCACGTCCCCGGTGCGACCACAACCAGAATATCCGAATTCCTGCTGACCGCTGCGGCCATTGGCGGGTTGATCAAATTCAATGCGTCGATCTCGGGTGCGGAATGCGGCTGCCAGGCCGAGGTGGGCAGCGCATCTGCCATGGCGGCTGCCGGATTGGCCGCCGTGATGGGTGGCACACCGGCCCAGATCGAAAACGCCGCCGAGATCGCGTTGGAACATCATCTGGGCATGACATGTGACCCTGTGAAGGGGCTTGTGCAGGTCCCTTGCATCGAACGTAACGGGCTGGGGGCAATCAAGGCGGTCTCGGCTGCCTCGCTGGCCATGCGCGGCGATGGACATCACCTTGTTTCACTGGATGTGGCGATTGAGACGATGCGCCAGACCGGCGTGGACATGAGCGAAAAATACAAGGAAACCGCATTGGGCGGTCTTGCGGTCAACGTCCCCAACTGCTGA
- the rpiA gene encoding ribose-5-phosphate isomerase RpiA, which translates to MSNEMSPIDKAKFVAAKQATEYVTSGMKVGLGTGSTAAWLVQCLGEMVREEGLRIKGVPTSTRTAKLAREVGIEVITLDEAKWLDLTIDGTDEYDANLQLIKGGGGAHLQEKVVATASDRMIVIADASKKVETLGAFPLPVEVIPFGMQTTKALIEETLAGMDVLGQEVTQRQAGDDPFVTDEGNFILDLHLKRIGAPQTLSLALNQIPGVVENGLFLDICDTVIVGHGDGRVTVRDLSDDGGAEIHFNVLDDTNIFADLND; encoded by the coding sequence ATGTCCAACGAAATGTCCCCGATTGACAAAGCCAAGTTTGTGGCCGCCAAGCAGGCCACGGAATATGTGACATCGGGGATGAAGGTGGGGCTTGGCACCGGGTCCACCGCCGCGTGGCTTGTACAGTGCCTGGGCGAAATGGTCCGTGAAGAGGGGCTGCGCATCAAGGGCGTTCCCACCTCAACCCGCACCGCCAAACTGGCGCGCGAGGTCGGGATTGAGGTCATCACACTGGACGAGGCGAAATGGCTTGATCTGACCATTGACGGCACGGACGAATATGATGCGAACCTGCAGCTGATCAAAGGCGGCGGTGGCGCCCATCTGCAGGAAAAGGTTGTGGCGACCGCCAGCGACCGGATGATCGTGATTGCGGATGCATCCAAAAAGGTCGAAACACTTGGGGCGTTCCCGCTGCCGGTCGAGGTGATCCCGTTCGGGATGCAGACCACCAAGGCCCTGATCGAGGAAACACTGGCGGGCATGGATGTGCTGGGCCAGGAGGTGACACAACGCCAGGCTGGTGACGATCCGTTTGTCACCGATGAGGGGAATTTCATCCTTGATCTGCACCTCAAGCGTATCGGCGCCCCCCAGACATTAAGCCTTGCACTGAACCAGATCCCCGGCGTGGTCGAAAACGGGCTGTTTCTGGATATCTGCGACACCGTGATTGTGGGCCATGGTGACGGGCGGGTCACTGTCCGCGACCTGTCCGATGACGGGGGTGCCGAGATCCACTTTAACGTGCTGGACGACACGAATATCTTTGCCGATCTCAATGACTGA